One part of the Aurantibacillus circumpalustris genome encodes these proteins:
- a CDS encoding RNA polymerase sigma factor: protein MVERKDKFSISSDEELMFYLSSGEVLAFDELYTRYNKSMMMYFTRMLNFDKNLAEDALQDLFLKIAEFPEKFDCSRSFKTWIFSIASNTCKNFYRHKNIVTNSQIELYNTNTKVNESAFLNLANKIDGLEFRRMLEETLNELPPEKKEAFILKYQEEKTISEIAAIQDCPEGSVKSRLHYTLKILETKLNIFNPVIQ, encoded by the coding sequence ATGGTTGAAAGGAAAGACAAATTCTCAATATCCAGTGACGAAGAATTGATGTTCTACTTGAGCAGCGGTGAGGTTTTAGCTTTTGATGAACTTTATACTAGATATAACAAAAGCATGATGATGTACTTTACGCGGATGCTCAATTTTGACAAAAATCTGGCTGAAGATGCGTTACAGGATCTGTTCCTTAAAATTGCAGAATTTCCTGAAAAATTTGATTGCAGCCGTTCTTTTAAAACATGGATTTTTTCGATTGCTTCAAACACGTGTAAAAATTTTTACCGACATAAAAACATTGTCACTAATAGCCAAATTGAACTTTATAATACGAATACTAAAGTAAACGAATCCGCTTTTTTAAATCTAGCAAATAAAATCGATGGACTTGAATTTCGCAGAATGCTCGAGGAAACTCTTAATGAATTGCCACCAGAAAAAAAAGAAGCATTCATTTTGAAATATCAGGAAGAAAAAACAATTTCAGAAATCGCTGCCATTCAAGATTGTCCTGAAGGTAGCGTAAAATCGCGTCTTCATTACACATTAAAAATACTCGAAACAAAACTTAATATATTTAACCCCGTTATACAATAA
- a CDS encoding tetratricopeptide repeat protein — protein sequence MATKKTTLKVPALLPYNKEFKYFTFLTQKRAVISIGLVALVFYITSINGEYALDDGIIIHQNDHVVKGVRGIKDILTRDAYESFYRRMCATDQLAGGRYRPLSAVSFAIEQELIGKYRTGLYLKVEDSNKNGVLDPGMINYITPCGRPETNYEYNDFVDLNNNGIAEGNECYTCWDKNKNFKNDASEDVNKDGIFNEIDCQLYGASFRHFNNIWCFSLGCMLLYLVFSKYFFRNNQDFAFLGVLLFTTHPIHSEAIANVKSRDEIFSLIFIALTFFYTFRYLETKKSRFIFWSCLMFLLALLSKEYAVMLLFLVPLSVYFFTENDFNFRTFFKTEAFRQTLFVGLSFIICAVIMTYVKRDFDMHALPGAKPIRSFWLFPFLFVGVGIFLMGTNKKNNFHKLMSWLYFVMLFYIAMRWMAVKLKPGVPDTEILNNPYLLATGEERFCTKVYVLLKYVILQVFPHPLSSDYSFNSIEYRHFSSWDFIFSLLFHIGLVIAAIYYTLKKHILGFAFMTYILFGLLIGNILMDIGATMGERLIFHSSIGFCIAATYFIMKGFESLSHLKLSTRRYLLSSFVLVIGFLFGCKTWERNFDWKNDVTLFLKDVKTMPNSVLCLGNAGARYVDLSNTRDITGDTPLGYDSTYNDYNGTLKNIEEDVRTGKYKSKNESVLNHGIEVLEHAIQLHPRYVNGYLNLGLLYFKSRKDFEALYYWKNAERLYPNNPYLRNYYQVYANDLKNRGAIAFNKGRMDSAAIAYNLLTLLEPNNAEAYYSLGGAYFNQGKFVLAKRNWDKALQLNPDYKDVKNAMSLIKPEMLGTGEKVVP from the coding sequence ATGGCAACAAAAAAAACAACCTTAAAAGTACCTGCACTTCTCCCTTATAATAAAGAGTTTAAATACTTTACCTTTCTTACGCAGAAAAGAGCTGTAATTAGTATTGGTTTAGTAGCTCTTGTTTTTTACATCACATCCATAAACGGTGAATACGCACTTGATGACGGAATCATCATACACCAGAATGATCATGTTGTAAAAGGTGTACGCGGTATTAAAGATATTTTAACCCGCGATGCTTACGAAAGTTTTTACCGTAGAATGTGCGCTACAGACCAATTGGCTGGCGGCCGCTACCGTCCACTATCTGCGGTTAGTTTTGCTATAGAGCAGGAATTGATAGGAAAATATAGAACCGGATTGTATTTGAAAGTAGAGGACTCTAATAAAAATGGGGTTCTAGACCCTGGCATGATTAATTATATCACTCCATGCGGAAGGCCAGAAACAAATTATGAATACAATGATTTTGTTGATTTAAATAATAACGGTATTGCAGAAGGAAACGAATGCTATACGTGTTGGGATAAAAATAAAAACTTTAAAAACGACGCTTCAGAAGATGTAAACAAAGACGGAATTTTTAATGAGATCGATTGTCAATTATATGGCGCTAGCTTTAGACACTTTAATAATATTTGGTGCTTTTCTCTGGGTTGCATGTTATTATACCTTGTATTTAGTAAGTATTTTTTCAGAAATAACCAGGATTTCGCTTTTCTAGGAGTCTTGCTTTTTACCACGCACCCCATACACTCTGAGGCTATTGCAAATGTTAAAAGCCGTGATGAAATTTTTTCTCTTATTTTTATTGCACTTACTTTTTTTTATACGTTTAGGTATTTAGAAACAAAAAAATCGCGTTTTATATTCTGGTCATGCTTGATGTTCCTTCTAGCCCTCTTATCAAAGGAATACGCTGTTATGTTACTCTTTCTGGTTCCACTTTCTGTATATTTTTTTACAGAAAACGACTTTAATTTTAGAACATTTTTTAAAACAGAAGCATTTAGGCAAACGTTATTTGTCGGATTAAGTTTTATTATTTGTGCTGTTATAATGACGTATGTAAAAAGAGATTTTGACATGCACGCTTTACCCGGAGCTAAGCCAATACGTTCCTTCTGGCTTTTTCCATTTCTCTTTGTTGGTGTTGGTATTTTTTTAATGGGTACAAATAAGAAAAACAATTTTCATAAATTAATGAGTTGGCTATATTTTGTAATGCTCTTTTATATTGCTATGCGCTGGATGGCTGTGAAATTAAAGCCTGGCGTTCCAGATACCGAGATTTTAAATAACCCCTATTTACTTGCAACAGGTGAAGAACGTTTTTGCACCAAGGTTTATGTACTTCTAAAATATGTAATTCTTCAGGTGTTCCCTCACCCACTCTCTTCTGACTATTCCTTTAATTCGATTGAATACCGCCATTTTAGCAGTTGGGATTTTATTTTCTCGCTATTATTTCATATCGGTTTAGTGATTGCCGCCATCTACTACACTTTAAAAAAACACATCCTCGGTTTTGCATTCATGACCTATATTCTGTTTGGTTTATTAATTGGAAATATTCTTATGGATATTGGTGCAACAATGGGTGAACGCTTGATTTTTCATTCTTCTATTGGTTTTTGTATTGCTGCTACTTATTTTATCATGAAAGGTTTTGAATCATTATCACATTTAAAACTCAGTACGCGCAGATACTTGTTATCAAGTTTTGTTCTTGTGATTGGTTTTTTGTTCGGCTGCAAAACATGGGAGAGAAATTTTGACTGGAAAAATGACGTCACCTTATTTTTAAAAGATGTAAAAACAATGCCTAATTCTGTGCTTTGCCTTGGTAATGCAGGTGCTCGCTATGTAGATCTTTCCAATACAAGAGACATAACGGGAGATACTCCTCTGGGCTACGATAGCACTTATAATGATTACAATGGGACTCTAAAGAATATTGAGGAAGATGTAAGAACTGGGAAATATAAATCTAAAAATGAATCCGTTTTGAATCATGGCATTGAGGTTTTAGAACACGCCATTCAATTGCATCCCCGTTATGTAAATGGTTATTTGAATTTAGGCTTATTGTATTTTAAATCAAGAAAAGATTTCGAAGCTTTATATTATTGGAAAAATGCCGAACGGTTGTATCCTAACAATCCTTACTTAAGAAATTATTATCAAGTATATGCAAATGATTTGAAAAATCGTGGAGCAATAGCGTTTAATAAAGGAAGAATGGATTCTGCCGCCATTGCCTATAATCTTCTGACACTTTTAGAA
- a CDS encoding nuclear transport factor 2 family protein, whose protein sequence is MEKQRLPIPPFTMETALLKVQLAEDAWNTKDPEKVCLAYTINTEWRNRTEFINGRDEVKVFLKTKWKRELGYKLKKELWGFHENRMAVRFEYEWYDNTRQWFRSYGNELWEFDENGYMQKRFASINDLPIQETERKLK, encoded by the coding sequence ATGGAAAAACAACGACTACCTATTCCGCCATTTACAATGGAAACCGCACTGTTGAAGGTGCAATTAGCCGAAGATGCTTGGAATACCAAAGACCCAGAAAAAGTGTGTTTAGCATATACAATTAACACAGAATGGAGAAACAGAACCGAATTCATTAATGGAAGAGATGAAGTTAAAGTATTTTTGAAAACCAAGTGGAAAAGGGAATTGGGCTATAAACTTAAAAAAGAATTATGGGGATTTCACGAAAACAGAATGGCTGTTCGTTTTGAATACGAATGGTACGATAATACCCGCCAATGGTTTAGAAGTTACGGTAATGAACTTTGGGAATTTGATGAAAACGGATATATGCAAAAACGTTTTGCAAGCATAAATGATTTACCAATTCAAGAAACAGAACGCAAACTAAAATAA
- a CDS encoding YitT family protein, with product MNKLFENIFEKAIKWLNRRSVQALTPLQRAKAFVVLRRLFKREIINAFLILLGVFSAAFGLKSFLLSNDFIDGGITGVSLLVSAVSGINISILIVVLNIPFIILGYTQIGRTFVIKTTLGILGLSICLATINFPILTEDKLLVSVFGGFFLGAGIGLTMRGGGVIDGTEVMAISFSKKTGLTIGDIILIVNIIIFSFAAWLLSFETALYSILAYLSASKTVDFIIEGIEEYTGVTIISAKNEELRLMITRNLGRGVTIYKGTRGYGQGVDIDILYTVITRLEVARLNTEIEKIDPAAFVIMNSIKDTKGGMIKKRVLH from the coding sequence ATGAATAAACTCTTCGAAAATATCTTCGAAAAAGCAATTAAATGGCTTAATAGGCGTTCGGTTCAAGCCTTAACGCCATTACAGCGTGCAAAAGCGTTTGTTGTACTGAGACGTTTGTTTAAACGTGAAATCATAAATGCCTTTTTGATTTTGCTAGGAGTTTTTTCGGCAGCCTTTGGACTGAAGAGCTTTTTACTTTCCAACGACTTTATTGACGGAGGAATTACAGGGGTTTCCCTTTTGGTTTCGGCTGTAAGTGGTATAAATATCTCAATACTCATTGTTGTTCTTAATATCCCTTTTATCATTTTGGGCTATACACAAATTGGTAGAACCTTTGTAATAAAGACAACCTTGGGTATTCTGGGATTATCCATTTGTTTGGCGACAATTAATTTTCCGATTTTGACTGAAGACAAACTTTTGGTATCTGTATTTGGAGGATTTTTTCTTGGGGCTGGAATAGGGTTAACCATGAGAGGTGGCGGTGTGATTGATGGAACAGAGGTAATGGCTATTTCCTTCAGTAAAAAAACAGGTTTAACGATTGGTGATATTATTCTAATTGTAAATATCATTATATTTTCTTTTGCAGCTTGGTTACTGTCTTTTGAGACTGCTTTATATTCAATTTTAGCGTATCTTAGCGCCTCAAAAACCGTCGATTTTATTATTGAAGGGATTGAAGAATACACAGGTGTAACCATTATTTCGGCAAAAAACGAAGAATTAAGATTAATGATTACACGGAACCTTGGACGCGGTGTTACTATTTATAAGGGTACTAGGGGATATGGACAAGGTGTGGATATTGATATTTTGTACACTGTTATTACCCGTTTAGAGGTGGCAAGGTTAAATACCGAAATTGAAAAAATAGACCCGGCGGCCTTTGTGATTATGAATAGCATAAAGGATACCAAAGGAGGAATGATTAAAAAAAGAGTACTACATTAA
- a CDS encoding carboxymuconolactone decarboxylase family protein, translating into MKRLNALSPDQATGKTKELFNGIQSKLGMVPNMMRTMGNSPAFLEGYLNLSGALAAGTLGAKTGELIALAVSESNLCNYCLSAHSYIGANLVKIDAASLEAARSGNANDAKTDAILKFAKIVVNKKGRVNDSDVETVKAGGVTEGQIGEIIGHVALNVLTNYFNNTANTEVDFPLVEAQTVGVV; encoded by the coding sequence ATGAAACGATTAAACGCATTAAGTCCTGATCAAGCAACGGGCAAAACAAAAGAATTATTTAATGGCATTCAAAGTAAATTAGGGATGGTTCCTAATATGATGCGTACCATGGGAAACTCACCTGCATTTTTAGAAGGTTATTTAAACCTGAGTGGTGCATTAGCTGCAGGAACTCTCGGCGCAAAAACTGGTGAATTAATTGCCTTAGCAGTTTCTGAAAGCAATTTATGCAATTATTGTTTATCGGCACACAGCTATATTGGCGCGAACTTAGTTAAGATTGATGCTGCTAGCTTAGAAGCCGCAAGAAGTGGTAATGCCAATGATGCCAAAACTGATGCAATTTTAAAATTTGCTAAAATTGTTGTCAATAAAAAAGGAAGGGTTAACGATTCAGATGTTGAAACTGTTAAAGCCGGCGGAGTAACTGAAGGTCAAATAGGTGAGATTATTGGCCATGTTGCTCTAAATGTATTAACCAATTACTTCAACAATACTGCCAATACTGAGGTTGACTTTCCTTTAGTGGAAGCGCAAACTGTTGGAGTAGTTTAG
- a CDS encoding helix-turn-helix domain-containing protein has product MTTQTVFTLVNPQNGNLAFKLFSFDDDSNFDHIQRNNYYSLLWIKNGKGKVKADFSEYDFQSNSLFAFSPYQPFMLSSDHTLGGIALQFHPDFFCIHKHQAEVACNGVLFNNIYHHPFIAIDNNSASTLKILVDQMKVEMQNPALAQYELLVSYLKIFLITTSRLKTEQEPNSFQKVSGIKEPFILQNLKDAIEKDFKTKHSASDYAKLLNISASALAKITKTHFNKTLTDLISERIIIEAKRELYLTNKAIKQIAFELGYPDEYYFSRFFKVNADISPQMYRDTVGFGRGVSSQ; this is encoded by the coding sequence ATGACAACGCAGACAGTTTTTACTCTTGTAAATCCTCAAAATGGAAATTTAGCATTCAAACTTTTCTCTTTTGATGATGATAGTAATTTTGACCACATACAACGTAATAATTACTATTCACTCCTTTGGATTAAAAACGGTAAAGGGAAAGTAAAAGCTGACTTTTCAGAATATGACTTTCAGAGCAATAGCTTATTTGCCTTTTCACCCTATCAACCATTTATGTTGTCAAGCGACCACACTTTAGGTGGAATTGCTTTACAATTCCATCCCGATTTTTTCTGCATTCATAAACACCAAGCAGAAGTTGCCTGCAATGGAGTATTGTTCAATAACATTTACCATCACCCCTTTATAGCTATCGATAATAATTCAGCATCAACACTAAAAATATTGGTGGACCAGATGAAAGTCGAAATGCAAAACCCTGCCTTAGCTCAGTACGAGTTATTGGTTTCTTATTTAAAAATATTCCTTATAACCACATCTAGACTAAAAACTGAACAAGAACCAAATTCATTTCAAAAAGTATCCGGCATCAAAGAACCGTTCATTCTTCAAAATCTGAAAGATGCGATTGAAAAAGATTTTAAAACCAAGCACTCAGCTAGCGACTACGCCAAACTCTTAAATATTTCAGCAAGTGCCTTAGCCAAAATCACCAAAACACATTTTAATAAAACATTAACGGATTTAATTTCTGAAAGAATTATTATAGAAGCAAAACGAGAATTATATCTTACAAACAAAGCCATTAAACAAATCGCTTTCGAATTGGGTTATCCCGATGAATATTATTTCAGTCGTTTCTTTAAAGTAAATGCAGACATCTCACCTCAAATGTACCGCGACACTGTTGGCTTTGGGAGAGGGGTATCGTCGCAATAA
- a CDS encoding DinB family protein, whose product MSLKNLTNNYATYNSWANSKFVNWLQNIEEDLLYKQIPSSYNSIDNTVQHILRIQKFWTDFISIQDVSKFDWSVKENHAQNNLIELKNQSIDMENSFLRYTDKELTELIELNMPWAKNKLNRYEYVIHAINHSTFHRGQIITIARGIGITENIPSTDYNFFHCE is encoded by the coding sequence ATGAGCCTAAAAAACCTGACAAATAATTATGCAACTTATAACTCATGGGCAAACTCCAAATTTGTTAATTGGCTGCAGAATATTGAGGAAGACCTTTTGTATAAGCAAATTCCATCGAGCTATAATAGCATTGATAACACAGTTCAACACATTCTGAGAATTCAAAAATTTTGGACTGACTTTATTTCTATCCAGGACGTTTCAAAATTTGACTGGTCAGTTAAAGAAAATCATGCGCAAAATAACTTAATTGAATTGAAAAATCAGTCCATCGATATGGAGAATTCGTTCTTAAGATACACAGATAAAGAACTAACTGAATTAATAGAACTCAATATGCCTTGGGCCAAGAATAAATTGAATAGATACGAGTATGTGATTCATGCAATCAATCATAGTACCTTTCATAGAGGACAAATCATAACGATTGCCAGAGGAATTGGTATAACTGAAAATATTCCATCAACTGATTATAATTTCTTCCATTGTGAGTAA
- a CDS encoding efflux RND transporter permease subunit: MWKFFSGILLRNKLVFTICVLIGTVFMTYETSRMELSYEFAKILPDDDSTFISYQNFKKQFGEDGNVMVMGFKDKDLFKFEKFRDWHELSKEVKNIQGIKEVMSLPTIFKLSKNDSLGKFETIPLIQNPISSQKEVDSLKAEILNLPFYEGFIYNKETGATLLLITFKKKDLDSKRRLTIVDEIKTLGDAFSKKHAIDMHYSGMPYIRSQMMTKVSSEMTLFLTLAVCVTAIILWLFFRSATTVIFSLIVVIIGVVWSIGIMELFGYKITVLSGLIAPLIMVIGLPNCIFLINKYHSEFLAHGNKIKALQRSIETIGITLFLANITTAIGFGVLYFTKSSMLVEFGEVAAISVMATYFITLILIPIILNILPTPKTKHTKHQEGKRINKALEVVDSLVQKRRPAIYLTTTLITLVSFWGMTFIDMNGYVVDDLPIKDPIYADLHFFENNFKGVLPFEIAIDTRKPNGLFSDNAKALYKIQRLQKLFAEYDLFSKPFSIVEGIKFSYQAYRGGEPKFYKLPPVSDLKNLADFTGSLKGQNSKLQNFIDSTKQITRISYQAKDIGSRKMDVLMKELRPRIDSIFPAADYGIVTTGHSLVFLKSNDYLLDNLLESLLIEIILIAIVGIALFRSVRIIILSKLPCLIPLVITAGIMGFLDIRFKPSTILIFSIAFGISSDGTIYFLTKYRQELKKNKKNAAEAISAAIKDTGLSMVYTSIILFCGFAIFAASSFGGTVALGVLVSLTLLISMFTNLILLPAILLSIHRKSLNKEITDDPYIDIEESIEERGKDLSGI; the protein is encoded by the coding sequence ATGTGGAAGTTTTTTTCTGGAATTTTATTACGCAATAAATTAGTTTTTACAATTTGTGTCTTAATTGGCACAGTTTTTATGACATACGAGACTTCTCGTATGGAACTCTCTTATGAGTTTGCTAAAATATTGCCAGATGACGATAGTACATTTATTAGTTACCAAAATTTTAAAAAACAATTTGGTGAAGACGGAAATGTAATGGTGATGGGTTTTAAAGACAAAGATCTTTTTAAGTTTGAGAAATTTCGTGATTGGCATGAATTAAGTAAGGAAGTCAAGAATATTCAAGGTATCAAGGAGGTAATGTCCTTGCCAACTATTTTCAAGCTTTCAAAAAATGACAGTTTAGGAAAATTTGAAACCATTCCATTAATTCAAAATCCAATTTCTTCGCAAAAAGAAGTAGATAGTTTAAAAGCCGAAATCCTAAATCTCCCTTTTTACGAAGGATTTATTTATAATAAGGAAACAGGTGCTACTCTTTTGCTTATTACGTTCAAAAAGAAAGATCTGGATTCGAAAAGACGGTTAACTATTGTTGATGAAATAAAAACCCTTGGAGATGCGTTTTCTAAAAAACACGCTATAGACATGCATTATTCTGGCATGCCTTATATCCGTTCTCAGATGATGACAAAAGTGTCAAGTGAGATGACATTATTTTTAACACTTGCAGTATGTGTTACAGCTATAATCTTATGGTTGTTTTTCAGGTCTGCTACCACCGTAATTTTCTCGTTGATTGTTGTAATAATCGGAGTAGTATGGTCGATAGGTATTATGGAATTGTTCGGGTATAAAATTACTGTGTTATCGGGCTTAATAGCACCCTTAATAATGGTCATTGGATTACCCAATTGCATTTTTCTCATAAATAAATACCACAGTGAGTTTTTAGCTCATGGTAATAAAATAAAGGCTTTGCAGCGCAGTATAGAAACAATTGGCATTACTTTGTTTTTAGCAAACATTACTACGGCAATTGGTTTTGGAGTGCTTTACTTTACAAAAAGCTCTATGTTGGTTGAGTTTGGTGAAGTTGCAGCTATCAGCGTAATGGCAACGTATTTTATTACTTTAATTCTTATTCCAATCATTCTAAATATTTTACCAACACCTAAAACTAAACATACAAAGCATCAAGAAGGAAAGCGCATTAATAAAGCACTTGAAGTAGTGGATTCTCTAGTTCAAAAACGTCGCCCTGCTATATACCTTACTACAACACTTATTACACTTGTTTCTTTTTGGGGTATGACATTTATTGACATGAATGGTTATGTTGTAGATGATTTGCCTATTAAAGATCCTATTTATGCGGATTTACATTTTTTTGAAAATAATTTTAAAGGTGTCCTTCCTTTCGAAATTGCTATCGATACCAGAAAACCGAATGGACTTTTCTCTGATAACGCGAAAGCTTTATATAAAATTCAACGACTTCAAAAATTATTTGCAGAGTACGATCTTTTTAGCAAACCGTTTTCGATTGTTGAGGGAATTAAATTCTCTTATCAAGCATATAGGGGTGGAGAGCCTAAGTTTTATAAATTACCCCCAGTTTCTGATCTTAAAAACTTGGCAGATTTTACAGGAAGTTTAAAAGGACAAAATAGTAAACTTCAAAATTTCATTGATTCAACAAAACAAATTACCCGAATTTCTTATCAGGCAAAAGATATTGGTTCTAGGAAAATGGATGTGTTAATGAAAGAATTACGTCCGAGAATAGATTCTATTTTTCCTGCTGCAGATTATGGTATTGTAACAACTGGACATAGTCTTGTGTTTTTAAAGAGTAACGATTATCTGTTGGATAATTTGTTAGAGAGTCTTTTAATCGAAATTATTTTAATTGCCATTGTGGGCATAGCATTGTTTCGTTCTGTGAGAATTATTATTCTTTCTAAACTCCCATGTCTCATTCCGTTAGTAATAACGGCAGGTATTATGGGCTTTTTGGATATCCGTTTTAAACCGTCTACTATTTTAATTTTTAGTATTGCTTTTGGTATTTCCTCTGATGGAACAATTTATTTTTTAACTAAGTATAGACAAGAACTTAAGAAGAATAAAAAGAATGCTGCTGAGGCAATTTCTGCCGCGATAAAAGACACTGGTTTAAGTATGGTGTACACTTCTATTATATTGTTTTGTGGATTCGCAATCTTCGCAGCCTCTAGCTTTGGTGGCACTGTGGCTTTAGGCGTATTAGTTTCTTTAACTTTACTTATTTCAATGTTCACTAATTTAATTTTATTACCGGCTATTTTACTTTCTATACATCGTAAATCTTTAAACAAAGAGATTACAGATGATCCATATATTGATATTGAAGAAAGTATCGAAGAAAGAGGAAAAGATCTTTCGGGAATTTAG